The following DNA comes from Chromatiales bacterium.
CGCTGCACGACGGTGCTCCGCTCAGGGCGCCTAGAGCGACCCCTTCGTCGACGGAATCTGCCCGGCCGCACGCGGGTCCGGCTCCACGGCCATGCGCAACGCCCGACCGAACGCCTTGAACTGCGTCTCGGCGATGTGGTGCGCGTTGCGCCCGCGCAGGGTGTCGACATGCAGTGTGACGGCCGCATGATTCACGAAGCCCTGAAAGAACTCGCCGATCAGGTCCACATCGAAATCGCCGATCCTGGCGCGCGGAAACTCCGCGTGGTATTCGAGCCCGGGCCGTCCGGAAAAGTCGACCACCACCCGTGACAACGCCTCGTCCAGCGGCACGTAGGCATGGCCGTAGCGACGCACGCCCTTCTTGTCACCGATCGCACGCGCCAGCGCCTGGCCGAGCGTGATGCCGACATCCTCGACCGTGTGGTGGGCATCGATGTGCAGATCACCGCTCGCGCGAATTGTCAGGTCGAGCATGCCGTGGCGCGCGATCTGGTCGATCATGTGTTCGAGGAACGGCACGCCGATGGCGAGTTCGCTGCGGCCGCTGCCGTCGAGGTCCACACGGGCCTCGATCTGCGTCTCGAGCGTGTTGCGTTGTACGGTGGCTTCGCGTCCCATGGACCGGCTCGTTCAGGCTGAATTGCGCAAGGATACGGCATGTCGGCCCGCCTCGACAGCAGGACGGGACACGCGTCCTCAGGCCTCCAACCAGAAGGTTACCGGGCCGTCGTTGGTGAGGCGCACCTGCATGTGCGCACCGAAGCGCCCCGTAGCCACCGCCGGGTGGCTGTCACGCGCGGTCCGGACCAGGTGATCAAACAGCGCCTCGGCCCGCGCCGGCGGCGCGGCCGGATCAAACCCCGGTCGACGCCCCGAACGCGTATCGGCTGCCAGCGTGAACTGCGGCACCAGCAGCAGTCCGCCGCCGGTCTGGGTCAGGTTCAGGTTCATGCGACCCCGGTCGTCGGCGAACATCCGATAGCCGAGGATGCGCTCGACCAGCCGCGCGGCATTGCGCTCGTCGTCGTCCCTGCGCACTCCGACCAGGACCAGCAGGCCGCTGCCGATCGCGCCGACACGCTCGCCGCCCACATCCACTGCGGCCTCGCGCACACGCTGGATCAGTCCGATCATGGGCGTGCGGGGCCACGGCGGCCCGGGCGATACTGCCATGCAAGGGCCCTGGATGTGACGCGGTTCACACTTTTTGCCTGATCGGTTCTGCTGTCATGGGTTCGGGCATGTGCGAGGCCGCGGGTGGGGCTCGGTGCCCACGGGGGATGCATTGAATCAAGTCCGAATCGACTACCGGCTCCGGCTCGGCGATCACCGTATCGAAACGTTTCGCTTCTGTCTGGACGGCGAAACCTTCGACCTCATCTCCGAGCCCGTCGCCGACCCACCGCAGTGGACCGCGCTCGCCCATCACCAGTGTTCGCACTGCCCGCTTCAGGCGGACCAACATCCGCAGTGCCCGCTGGCCGTGCAGATGAGCCGGATCGCCGAGCGGTTCCACGATACCCGTTCGATCGACAAGATCGAACTGGAGGTCGTCACCGAAAACCGCCGCGTGATCCAACGCCTGCCGATCCAGAACGCACTGGCCTCGATGCTCGACCTCATCGTGCCGATCTGCGGCTGCCCGAAGACGGCACACCTCAAGCCCATGGCGCGGTTTCACCTGCCGCTGGCGTCCGAGGAGGAAACCGTTTTTCGGGTCACCGGCATGTACCTGTTGTCGCAGTACTTTCTGCGCCAGGCCGCCGCCGGCGGCAGCATCGAGTTCCGCGGGCTCGTCGATATATACGCCGACCTGCACATCGTCAACGCGGGCATGGCCAAACGCATGTACGGCATCAGCCAATCCGACTCGCTGAAAAACGCCGTCACCCTGATCGACATGTACTCGATGCTAGTGCCGGCGCTGCTGGAAAACCAGCTCTCGGAACTGCGCCGCTTCTTTGAAGCATACCTGCCCGAAGTGGTCAACGAACCGGCGGCAACCAACTACCTCGAACTCGCGAAGGCCTTCAATCTCGAGGTCGTGCCGCTGGAACCGCAGGCCTCCGAAGCGGCCGACGATGGTCTGCCCGGCTGGCTGCGCGACCTGGCGGCCCGTCAGGAACAGGAAACCGCCGCCCAGCACCGCAACGACGAGCGCATTCAGGACGAAGCACGACGCAAGCAGGTGGCCGAAGACATCATCCGCAAGTCCGGCCTGTCACTGGAACTGGAGCAGATTGAAGAGGCGCCCGGTGACGGCGACGACAGCCCCGATTGCGCAACGCACATCGTCTATCCCGGTCGCGATGGCTAGCGTCCTGTCCCGCCATTTTCAACGAGTGTAAGGCGTGGAAAATGAAAGAAAACGAAAAATCGCACTTTTTCGGGCTCAAAGCTCTGGCAATCCGGGATGGATTGATCAGAGCTTCCCTACGGAAACTCTAGAATTGTTCAGAGTTTCTCTGGGCGAGAGTCGGCCGACAGTCTTCAGGCCGCTCCGAACTGCGCGGCAAACCGGTTCGTCGCCGCCACCAGCGCACGGGTGATGCCCGTCTCGCTGACCGCATGGCCGGCGTCGGCGATGATCTGAAGTTCCGAGTCCGGCCAAGCCCGGTGCAGGGTCCAGGCATTTTCGAGCGGGCAGATCACATCGTAGCGCCCGTGCACGATCACGCCAGGAATGCCCGCGAGCCTGCCGGCGTCCGCAATCAGCTGGTTCTCGCGCAGGAACGCATCGTTCATGAAGTAGTGGCACTCGATGCGGGACAGCGCCAGCGCCGTGTGCGGCGCGGCGAAATGGTCGACGATCGCCCGGTTCGGCAGCAGGGTCGCAAGCCGCGCCTCCCACTGCGACCAGGCCTTGGCCGCCGCCATGCGCGCGAGTTCATCATCGCCGGTCAGGCGCCGGTGGTACGCGGCAACCATGTCGGCCCGCTCGGCCGCGGGAATCACACGCTCGTAGTCTTCCCAGGCATCCGGGAACAGACGGTTTGCGCCGCGCTGGTAGAACCACTGGATCTCGTCGCGGCTGCATAGAAAGATGCCACGCAACACCAGCGCGAGCACCCGGTCGGGATGAGTTTCGGCATAGGCCAGCGCCAGTGTCGATCCCCAGGAACCACCGAAAACGACCCAGCGCTCGATTCCGAGATGCTCGCGGATGCGTTCGATATCCGCGACCAGCGCCCAGGTGTCGTTGGCGTTGAGTTCAGCGTGTGGCCGCGAACGCCCGGCACCGCGCTGGTCGAACAGCACGATCCGGTAGGCATTCGGGTCGAAAAACCGCCGGTGCAGCGCATCGCAGCCGGCCCCGGGGCCGCCGTGCAGGAACACCACCGGCAGGCCGGCCTCGTTGCCGGACTCTTCGACGTACAGAGAGTGACGGTCGCCGACCTCCAGCCGGAAGGTCGCATTCGGTTTGATCTCTGGATACAGCATGGCTGGCGCGCAGTGTACCCGGCCCGATCGTGGGCGCGACCGCGCCTAGTGGGCCAAGTGGAAAGTTCTGTGACGCTCAGCCACGCCGCAAGCCTTGTGGGCAAGGCGCAGTCCGCAGGGAATGGCAGGCCCTTTCCAAGGGCTGCAACATAGCCCACAAGGCTTGTGGCGCGGCCCTTCGGGAGCCACAGTGCGAGCGCGACTCTGTGTTGCGTTTCTTGACAAGGGAGGGGCCATTGCCTGCGAAACGCGCCTTGATTCGCGCTCGCACTGTGGCTCTGAGGGTTACAGAACTTTCCACTTGGCCCACTAGCCCGCGATCGCGCGCGAATGGCGCCGTCGGTCGGACTCGAGCAGATGGCGTTTGCGCAAACGGATCGCCGCCGGGGTGATCTCGACGAGTTCGTCGTCCTCGATCCACTCCAGCGCCTGCTCCAGCGAAAACACCACGGGCGGCGACAGCAGGATGTTGTCGTCTTTTCCCGCCGCGCGAATATTCGTCAGCTGCTTGGCGCGGGTCGGGTTCACCGTCAGATCGTTGTTGCGCGCATGGATGCCGACGATCTGCCCCTCGTAGACGGGCTCGCCGGGCGCGACGAACAATCGGCCGCGCTCCTGCAGGTTGAACAGCGCGTAACCGAGCACCTTGCCCGTCGAGTTCGAGATCATCG
Coding sequences within:
- the dtd gene encoding D-tyrosyl-tRNA(Tyr) deacylase, with translation MIGLIQRVREAAVDVGGERVGAIGSGLLVLVGVRRDDDERNAARLVERILGYRMFADDRGRMNLNLTQTGGGLLLVPQFTLAADTRSGRRPGFDPAAPPARAEALFDHLVRTARDSHPAVATGRFGAHMQVRLTNDGPVTFWLEA
- the hisB gene encoding imidazoleglycerol-phosphate dehydratase HisB, coding for MGREATVQRNTLETQIEARVDLDGSGRSELAIGVPFLEHMIDQIARHGMLDLTIRASGDLHIDAHHTVEDVGITLGQALARAIGDKKGVRRYGHAYVPLDEALSRVVVDFSGRPGLEYHAEFPRARIGDFDVDLIGEFFQGFVNHAAVTLHVDTLRGRNAHHIAETQFKAFGRALRMAVEPDPRAAGQIPSTKGSL
- the pip gene encoding prolyl aminopeptidase; translated protein: MLYPEIKPNATFRLEVGDRHSLYVEESGNEAGLPVVFLHGGPGAGCDALHRRFFDPNAYRIVLFDQRGAGRSRPHAELNANDTWALVADIERIREHLGIERWVVFGGSWGSTLALAYAETHPDRVLALVLRGIFLCSRDEIQWFYQRGANRLFPDAWEDYERVIPAAERADMVAAYHRRLTGDDELARMAAAKAWSQWEARLATLLPNRAIVDHFAAPHTALALSRIECHYFMNDAFLRENQLIADAGRLAGIPGVIVHGRYDVICPLENAWTLHRAWPDSELQIIADAGHAVSETGITRALVAATNRFAAQFGAA